The window CTCCCCATAAATGACGTTTGTGGCCATGATTTAATCCCGATCCCCTTAAATCTCCACGAAAGACGAAGtcaatttgaccatttgacaattCCAAacattatgaaattaaaaataataaagttttccACCCAACTTTGATATGTTTAAGTGGCTAAGGAGACACATTCTtgattcttatcatatttAGTCCACTTGAAATCTATGGACCTTATCAAGATTCTGCACACTCTATCACGTCTTAATCTTATCAAGATTCTCTAGTGCTTGCGAAGCACATGTCGCTCTTACCAATTCTAATTTCCTACGCAATGGAAAGTATAGAAAATGACATTCATACGAAATTTTAtcataggggcattttggtaatttcttcCATCATGCATAACATACTCATCCATAttgttcaatttgtattttaatcaTGCATATAATACATAAAAGACATACATACAATACAcactcataaaaaataaaaataaaaaagctttTCTGAGGTCGTTAACATGTATTTTTTACCACCTAAGTTGAGGAATGCTTGCATGCTATCATGTCCTAGCGATctctacaagtattacttgcctAAAGTCTATGTGGTTACTTACTTGAATGACGTTTACCTTCTTGAGCCAGCTATTCCACGTGTTTGGAGCTCaagaatttatgaaatttctcTCGTAGATCCTAATTCAAGCATAATTATGTTAATATCGAAGTCAAGACAAAAAACTGACAAACGGAGGTCgaacaaacaaaatgagaCTCACATGCGCTTACACACGTCGGGAAAGGCTTTTCACGTGCAATTTCACGCATGGAGGTTTTTTGTAGATCTTGGTTACTCATTGAGTCATTGGATCGAGGTCAGGTTGCTTTTTTTGTTAGGGTCGAAGGTTAACGAGTTGCACACGCAAGCTTTTGATCGGATCCAGGTTCAAGGATCGGGTGAACCTACATGCTTGTCACAATTAGTAGCTGAACAATTCTCTCCGCTTAGCATTTGCCACTTGTCCTACTGAGCTTCAGACTCACTACTGCCAACGTTGTCTAACGCGTGCCCTCTCCCTTTTTGCCAACATtcattattttagaaatacgATGAGGTTTCTATTACCTATctaatttcttctaaattttgtaaCTTCCTACTGGTGCACATAGGTATTTTATCTTAAGTTTATTTTAgccacaaaaagaaataataaagtGCAAATGCCGtccagaatttaaaaattaggaaatttaccatttctttaaattcaatGAAATACTGCCTTTAGATCGTAATGAACTCTAGCTTCCTGTATGAATCTTGGGTGAAATTCCCCCAATATGAACCAACTAAAAGTTTAgaacttaatttaaagaaaaaatgaaatgcttGCCTACGCTTCATTCATTCTTGACGGATTTGAATGGTAACACCCAAGTCGCAACAGATACATAACTCTTCCTTTAATACATTTAATACCTTAAACAGATACATAACGCTTCATtcattttggattttatttgACATAGAGGATGAATCTCAAGTGcagaaggaataaaaaaaatgaaattcaatatttatcaaattaagaaaaatttagataaaaatcCATGCgacaaaaaggtaattttctCTACCTTATAATTTGAGGGGTGTGGGATGGCGTGtatagaaaacaaagaagagagaggaagagagaatttgggtttttgtggaaagaggaaaaacaagaaagtaaAGAGGACGCCAATGGGACACTCTAATGAAAAATATGGCAAAAGATTTATCTGATCgatgtgtaacgacccaaaataataataataataataagtaaataattaaataattaaaataatgattttccCTGCACTACTCTCCACTAACCCCTCTTCCTCTCCCAGACTATCTCTTCTCACCCAACTCATGAGTCAAAATCTCAATCCACAATACAGGATGCATgctatctctcctcaaccaactcaaaatCCATCCAGAATACAAGATGCATTCCGGTGGTTCCTACaactaaaagaagaaaaaaaaaataccaacaagATTTATAAGGAGAGctggagatttaatttttggagAGAGAGATCTTGCTTTGTTGTTAAGGTAAGTGATATTTCAGATCTCTTTTCATATATCTTGTAAGAAATCAGTAAGAatcaaatttccttttcctcggtctaattattcagaattagatcCCTTGTTCCCTTGCCCActcatttagatttttggttatgatgttAGTTAGTATAAAATAACTAGAATAAATGAGGCAAATATTTGTCAacggaataaaaaaaaatacagaacagatagaaaaatggaagataggaagtaaatacaaaacagggaggaaaagagaagaacagaaaggaaaagagaagaatgggaaaaaaaaatttaacaggtaaataagaaagaaaaaatggaaagaagaaaggaaagatttggatgTGATATTGtgaattttaaatgttaacaaaattgaagaagaaaaaaaaaatacagatataaaggaaagatttaaaaaaataattaattagaatacacAAAATACAAAGACAACACTcaagatgaaagaaaagaaagtagaaatgcagagacaaaagaaaaaaaaataaataaagagagtaGTAGGAAAcaactaaaagagaaaataaagaggcatacagagaaaaaaaataaagaggacAGGAAAGAACTAAGGAGAAAATATAGAGAATgccaaaatacaaaatcaaaaaaaaaaatatagagaaagagaaaaataaaaggaagagtTGGGAGTAAGAATCATCAAAATTGACCCATCATTAGgtaaaaatggattaaaaattggtcaagaatatgactggaacaaaaattgagagaaaaaaacagagtcaAGATAGGAGAGTAGtcactcaaaataaaaaaaatagaaaatgaaatcttaatataaatagaatatatgtataatatgtatatatatttagatgtatattttaacgttccaagactttatccatgcaaagtctttaatgctcgCATGAAGTTTAGCACATGAACTATTGTAagagttagagaattgaacatgaaattgatgtcatggattcttataggttggcttggatacaaagggaataataaaactttcattaaggataaagtggtcttactataggataggctaaaaattgtatgagttatgatgatgtatgaactatgtcgtacgatgcggcttatgagttatgatgaaaataattataaaaaaatagttaaaataataaaatagtaaataaaaaattaaaagaaaaaaaacatttgttaACCGATCCctccttctttcttcaatcTCTCAGCACTccttctttaaaaataaatctgcCAACAAATCaggaattttttttctgtaaAAACAATGGCAAATTTACCCAGAATTTTTTCCttcctacaaaaacaaataggaaaaaacaaaacgagttcaagaaaagagctactgaaTGAACTAcctatttaccttgttcaatcagggacaagtgattgagttcagcTCGTAAActcttgagttgagtctttgTTTACTCTGTTCGTGTTTGAAGGATCTTACTAGTCGTGAAGAAAAGCTCTTCAAGCCTATGATATTCCAAGTATGGAAGATAAAGACTGAATATTAGGATTCTCCGATTCGCCTATCCTTTCTGGTCTCGAATCTGTTCTTCgttttcctatttattcaaagacagTAAACTAAGACTGAACTCAAGATGAAATCGAAATCCTGCCTGCCCCTCTGCTTCGCTCCTCCCCCTATCGATTTCATTGCAGAGCTCGTTCGCCTCGTACCCTCGGTCTCACTACTTCGTTCCTTTACAATTCTAAATCATAAGACAAAGGTAAAGCCGAAACTCAAGACTCAACGAAAGAGAGTTTACGAACTGAGCTACTTCACCTATCAGTTTGGTTGCTCCTTCTTATTTAGGAACTAACTGATCTTGATCCTTTCTTTAACTCGGTAATAAAGCCGCTAATGTACTCGCCCTTAACCTATGGAAAGGTTTAAGCAGACTTAGTTCCGCCCGAAGAGATATGTCATTTGAAGAGGTCAGTAGTCGTATGTtaaatcttccttttattttattaaatNNNNNNNNNNNNNNNNNNNNNNNNNNNNNNNNNNNNNNNNNNNNNNNNNNNNNNNNNNNNNNNNNNNNNNNNNNNNNNNNNNNNNNNNNNNNNNNNNNNNNNNNNNNNNNNNNNNNNNNNNNNNNNNNNNNNNNNNNNNNNNNNNNNNNNNNNNNNNNNNNNNNNNNNNNNNNNNNNNNNNNNNNNNNNNNNNNNNNNNNNNNNNNNNNNNNNNNNNNNNNNNNNNNNNNNNNNNNNNNNNNNNNNNNNNNNNNNNNNNNNNNNNNNNNNNNNNNNNNNNNNNNNNNNNNNNNNNNNNNNNNNNNNNNNNNNNNNNNNNNNNNNNNNNNNNNNNNNNNNNNNNNNNNNNNNNNNNNNNNNNNNNNNNNNNNNNNNNNNNNNNNNNNNNNNNNNNNNNNNNNNNNNNNNNNNNNNNNNNNNNNNNNNNNNNNNNNNNNNNNNNNNNNNNNNNNNNNNNNNNNNNNNNNNNNNNNNNNNNNNNNNNNNNNNNNNNNNNNNNNNNNNNNNNNNNNNNNNNNNNNNNNNNNNNNNNNNNNNNNNNNNNNNNNNNNNNNNNNNNNNNNNNNNNNNNNNNNNNNNNNNNNNNNNNNNNNNNNNNNNNNNNNNNNNNNNNNNNNNNNNNNNNNNNNNNNNNNNNNNNNNNNNNNNNNNNNNNNNNNNNNNNNNNNNNNNNNNNNNNNNNNNNNNNNNNNNNNNNNNNNNNNNNNNNNNNNNNNNNNNNNNNNNNNNNNNNNNNNNNNNNNNNNNNNNNNNNNNNNNNNNNNNNNNNNNNNNNNNNNNNNNNNNNNNNNNNNNNNNNNNNNNNNNNNNNNNNNNNNNNNNNNNNNNNNNNNNNNNNNNNNNNNNNNNNNNNNNNNNNNNNNNNNNNNNNNNNNNNNNNNNNNNNNNNNNNNNNNNNNNNNNNNNNNNNNNNNNNNNNNNNNNNNNNNNNNNNNNNNNNNNNNNNNNNNNNNNNNNNNNNNNNNNNNNNNNNNNNNNNNNNNNNNNNNNNNNNNNNNNNNNNNNNNNNNNNNNNNNNNNNNNNNNNNNNNNNNNNNNNNNNNNNNNNNNNNNNNNNNNNNNNNNNNNNNNNNNNNNNNNNNNNNNNNNNNNNNNNNNNNNNNNNNNNNNNNNNNNNNNNNNNNNNNNNNNNNNNNNNNNNNNNNNNNNNNNNNNNNNNNNNNNNNNNNNNNNNNNNNNNNNNNNNNNNNNNNNNNNNNNNNNNNNNNNNNNNNNNNNNNNNNNNNNNNNNNNNNNNNNNNNNNNNNNNNNNNNNNNNNNNNNNNNNNNNNNNNNNNNNNNNNNNNNNNNNNNNNNNNNNNNNNNNNNNNNNNNNNNNNNNNNNNNNNNNNNNNNNNNNNNNNNNNNACTTCAAAAAGCGCTGGGTACCCGCCTCGACTTTAGTACCGCCTTTCACCCCCAAACAGATTGACAAACAGAGCGTTTAAACTAAATTCTAGAGGACATGCTACGCGCTTGTGTACTAGATTTTAAGGGAAGTTGGGATTCCAAACTCCACCTGATGGAATTCTCGTATAAACAGTTCCCAAGCAACTATTGGAATGGCATCTTTGAGGCCCTGTATGGGAAACGGTGTAGGTCCTCACTATGTTCGGATGaagtaggagagagagaattagtAGGACCCGAGCTGGTTCGATTCACCAATGAGGCTGTCCAGAAAATTCAAGCGAGGATGCATAccgctcaaagtagacagaaaAGCTACGCCGATGTAAGGCGTAAAAGCCTGGAGTTTGAGATAGGGGAACCAGTATTCCTCAAGGTGGCAACTATGAAAGGTATGTAAAGATTCGGACATAAGGGCAAGTTAAGTCCTAAATTCATTGAACCATTCGAGATCCAAGAGCGAGTTGGTCCAGTAGCGTATAAGTTGGCCCTACCTCCAGCCCTCTCAGGAGTACATGATGTATTTCACGTGTCGATGTTGAGGAAGTACATTACGGACCCTATCCACGTAATAGACTATGAACCACtccaactcaatgaagatctGAGCTACGAGGAAAAACCAGTAAGAATCTTAGCTAGAGAAGTAAAAACCTTACGCAACAGGAGCATTGCGTTCGTTAAGGTACTGTGGCGGAATCACCACAGTAAGGAAGCCACGTGGGAGCATGAGGactaaataagagaaaaatacccCGAGTTGGTACAAGAGTttgagactttcgaggacgaaatttctttttaggggtagataatgtaacgacccgtgatagaaaaaaaacgaaaaaaaaactcaatcgCTAGAAAACTCGCAAGTTTTCCGGTGACCACCAAGTATCCGGACCCCACGCGAAATGATGGCCACACCACGCCCAGCCTTCAGCCCACGACTCCCAGCACCTATCAGAATACCttcaaagggagaaaagaaataaaatacgAGACAGAGAGATTTCAGATAAACGTCGGCGAGTATCCAGTTTCTCCGACGAACCCTCAAACCACCCTTAAACCAACACCAAATGACCTATTACCACCacgagaaggatccctaacgaaagcacaataactcaagGTGCGTTTTGTGCTTTTTCGTAAGCGCCGTCGTCGATAACCGAGGTCAAAAAGTTAGATTTTCCTAATCGTTCTTAGATCTGTGGTTTTAGGAAATtttaggccgcaaaactcccagaaaagaaagaagaacgataaataaagaggaaaaggaagaaagaggaccAAAATCGGCAACAGAAATgccgcgggaaggagagagaaaactcgtCGGAAAATTGGgcgaagtcgggtaaggaagacgagatccatAGATCCGGGTCCACCCGAACCCAAAACCCAAGAGAGCCAGCCCATTATTTCCCTAGGCCTCTGCCTTCAGCCCAAcccaactacagcggcccTAACCTCAAACAAGCCCAGCAGCTACGGTTtagttgaaccaacccaagagcagacccacggtccaatcgAGCCGGCCTGAAACCAAAAAACTTGCAACCCAGCCCAGTAAACCGAGGCCAAACGATtagtcttggcccagtagcctttCGCAGCCCACGACTTGGACCACTACCCGAACCGTGCTGCGACCCGCGCTACGACCTGACGCTACCGCCCGACGTGGCGCGCTCTGCTGCTGTCACGTGTCACATAGCGCCGCAGGTGGACCCTCGACTCAGCTCGGTGCAATGGCTCGGGCTCCCTCTAGTGACGCTTCGACGGCTCCCAGCGGCTcttcggctcggctcacctaTTTTCAGCCCGGTTTTCACTATTTTGACCCTACTGGATCTGTTTTTGGGCCCGATTAAGATATccgaggccgttttagagccgtatttcacatttattgaattataggtaaattaattgtgaaatactaacagagagtggtgaacggtgtgataggaaacaaacctcGGCAacgtaggaagcagctctcacggaacgggagcttacgtttagctatttagggagtacttcggccaaggccaaccaagtaagtggccttactataggataggctaaaaattgtatgagttatgatgatgtgtgggttacAATACTTGACGATGTGTGCAGTACAtacatattttgatgaatgacgtacttgatatgtttgatgcactttgtggcaatatgatgagtatgatgattgcatgatgtttaccttaatatgatgatgttttccatattgagcatgttatatgatgatgagtgccatattgcatcatgtcgttagatcgacgtaggacacaaccctaagagcatgaaaatgatattaatataaatatccacgagtatgcgttacctagagtaacaaagagatgagactagagggttgtgtcagaagagacattacgatggatttagagggacctcatgcattttgtatgttcataagcatagggctacttcccctagagatgatgagtgcggacgcgcaccttatgatgagcgcgaatgcgcacaggtgcgaaagcacacagatgagggtgttcatgaggcgcatgacactatggggttccgctgacctccggacgtcgctacagattagcttgaccagagggtccagggggtgtgcgagcgccctggggactcacactcgcacgtgtgagtcgtgtgtagggaagtactacacattcaatttgtccgagactggaggccacccctaagatgattagagataggtccctaaatcatgattgcatgtgtttgcatttgcgtggcccctatagtggggccacttactgagtattctttgaaatactcaggccgtgtgccacatcatttttcaggtaaagggcaaggcgcacttgtacgaaAGACAGCaacatcgcgagcagagactgtggcatgtgcatagggtagactcatatttaaattctcagttttaagttagaatagaTTGGTTTGCattccattgttttaaattattttgtatttgtttttattatctctaaattttagtattttgtatttaaacacgtaagaccatggctgtgttttccagagaaggtgttgttttaaacgtttttcaaagtttacactataaatgatgttcttgtaagagttatatttccgcattatagatgagcatgagacgttagtggcgactctagatatgtgaaaatttagggtcgttacatgaacaaggggccccaccctctcattggcctaagagggattcggtttggtggttggaccacaaaccaattgttcatcaGAGAATTAGTAGGAattaaggaacaagaagtaactttcgGGGTAAAAACAGTAAATTGACCCAggtctagttacgaacaacctgtgaaggatcgacttactaatcatggttatatcaaatggacaaaaatatatctatagtgaggggagtacAACTACTAGTCGATAGTGGAGTGTTCTCGTAGTTAACAAATGTTGGTTAAAAGGTTACTGAGTTTAGCCagttaatctcggatcgttggagcccatgatctgtaggtccattaggcccccttgctagctcatattggactaaaccttagaatagTGTGGCGAGTGAGTTTGAAGTGTTCGAactcaaattagggaatatgcgctaaatatatacaatatatttaaccgcattttgatttaattaggaattaaacaaaatgagagaatttgagatatttaaataagatttaaatattttaattctcaatAGGAATTCATAATGAATATGTGtgggaattgattgggattggcatttcatttaatgttaaatattaattaaattatttaattaatcctttaatattattttgatttgaaattaattgttgaattaaaatagagaaagtcaaaatgttgactttaatggaaaaatccatgtttgagttagtggaatattgagtgtcaatatatggtttaacgaacttgcatgtttgcccaTAATTctacaaatttgagtggaattttgaatGGCAAAATTTAGTTTGACCAAactgcatgtttgccaaataaaccccacaagtttgagtggaattttgagtgtcaaaattgtgtaatctcaaatttgcatgaacatgcaaatatgactctataaatagagtgatgaAGGTACATGGAAAGAATgcttgaaaaactttgagaaattctctcaaaactctctcttttcatatattaaattcctatcaagtttagtcactcaccagATTCGACAATCATGTTCTAAGGCTGGAGAATAATAGGGAAGGCATTAGTGGTGGTTCAAAACCAGTTCTTgagtaaaaagaaatttgaactacaaaaggttagtatttaaacttattaagttttaatgcttttgaacatgctagctaatttacaataattgatgtacttagagtgcctaagatttgaattgcttccgcatttgttatattaataCCATCACCTATAtttcatgggctccaacgatccaagattaaccggttaaactcattaactttgttaaccaacattcgttaactactaggacactccactatggCCTAGTNgatataaccatgattagtaagtcgatccttcacaggttgttcgtaactatagctgggtcaatttatcgttttacccctgaagatacttcttgttccttatgttccactaatcctctaatgaacaattggtttgtggtccaactagtaaaccgaatccctctcaggctaatgagagggtggggccccttgttcaagacctggagtcagtacttaagggatctacctctcttctattcCTAAAAGTGAGTAgaagtgaattccatcttgcaccccacgtccccNgggaggcctattgagtcggcgaactcgagccactctcacccatgcaaatctaacgataattccgaataaacaggagttcatggttagctcagaattaagatcgagttacctagatcattgaatgaaaagaaaatcaatctcaacagtaaacgactttataaagtgagagtggttttcttcatggtccgatcttatgcaatactcattgcataggacgcccccactcacatgtctccacatgcacaatttagtgatcgcattgtttatatcatatacaaaagtgggccgcatccatagtgtccccagaataaggtactcagccttatccttatactatagatcattttgactatatacttgaacttgatccactcttatgtctctacatatagttcaagtagtcatactatagccagagtgttcttagtttattggatttagattaatgatcgtaaagttcactttattcaataacaattttttctgaataaacaacaataataactttattgaaaatagaatatatctttgtttacaaactatgagttttaggacataaaacccaacaaactcccacttggactaaaactctagtggggttttataacgttgagtagagagaaatacaataaactagggcatcacatactcatgccttttctcccacttgccctagattacataactcgtagtcctagactcactaggtgcccttcaaacactttagccgtgaggggctttgtaaatggatcagcaatgttgtgttctgaagctatctgtgtgacgatcacatctcctcgttgcacaatctcccttatgagatgatatttgcgctcaatatgttttcctcgcttatggcttcttggttcttttgaatttgcaactgctccactgttatcacaataaagagtgacgggaagatgcatatttggaacgacttccaaataagttaagaacttcctaagccatacaGATTCGTTTGCTGCTTCACAAGTATcaacatactcagcctccatggtggaatcagcaatgctaccttgctttatgcttctccatattattTCTCCTTCG is drawn from Cucurbita pepo subsp. pepo cultivar mu-cu-16 chromosome LG09, ASM280686v2, whole genome shotgun sequence and contains these coding sequences:
- the LOC111802092 gene encoding uncharacterized protein LOC111802092, encoding MLRACVLDFKGSWDSKLHLMEFSYKQFPSNYWNGIFEALYGKRCRSSLCSDEVGERELVGPELVRFTNEAVQKIQARMHTAQSRQKSYADVRRKSLEFEIGEPVFLKVATMKALSGVHDVFHVSMLRKYITDPIHVIDYEPLQLNEDLSYEEKPVRILAREVKTLRNRSIAFVKVLWRNHHSKEATWEHED